In Bacillus kexueae, the following proteins share a genomic window:
- a CDS encoding YqzK family protein, producing MKKWMTIFFDMLKVFILFTAFTLFFYYAIIWINLEYDHQRRYEEPEGSALKVTNMVEENQDHWYHRLIFFYLHGE from the coding sequence ATGAAAAAATGGATGACGATTTTTTTTGATATGCTGAAAGTCTTTATATTATTTACTGCATTTACGTTATTCTTTTACTATGCTATCATATGGATTAACTTAGAGTATGACCATCAAAGACGTTATGAGGAGCCAGAGGGATCGGCTCTAAAAGTGACGAATATGGTAGAGGAAAATCAAGATCATTGGTACCATCGATTAATCTTCTTTTATTTACATGGGGAGTAG
- the xerD gene encoding site-specific tyrosine recombinase XerD, translating into MNDQIQDFIHYLIVERGLTTNTIVSYERDLKSYASYLREHASITTVREIGRVHIMQFLKHLKDDGKSSKTIARHIASIRSFHQFLLRERIADEDPSVHIETPQVERKLPSVLSLQEVEAIIETPKLTSPIGYRDKAMLELLYATGIRVSELIQLNLSDIHLMMGFIRCYGKGRKERIVPIGEQATKALEEYLQKGRPKLFKPKNDTDALFLNHHGKRISRQGFWKNLKKIAQEAGIHKELTPHTLRHSFATHLLENGADLRAVQEMLGHADISTTQIYTHVTKTRLKEVYNQFHPRA; encoded by the coding sequence TTGAATGATCAAATACAAGACTTTATTCATTATTTAATCGTTGAGCGTGGCTTAACAACTAACACGATAGTATCTTATGAGAGAGATTTGAAAAGTTATGCGTCATATTTAAGAGAACATGCTTCCATTACAACTGTTCGAGAAATTGGAAGAGTCCATATTATGCAATTTTTGAAGCATTTGAAAGACGACGGAAAGTCCAGTAAGACAATAGCAAGGCATATTGCCTCGATTCGTTCCTTTCATCAATTTTTGTTGCGTGAGCGAATTGCTGATGAGGACCCTTCTGTCCATATTGAAACGCCACAAGTAGAACGAAAGTTACCAAGTGTTCTTTCGTTACAAGAGGTGGAAGCAATCATTGAAACGCCGAAGTTAACGTCACCAATCGGCTATCGAGATAAAGCGATGCTTGAACTTCTTTATGCAACAGGAATTCGCGTGAGTGAGTTAATTCAATTGAATCTATCAGATATTCACTTAATGATGGGTTTTATTCGTTGCTACGGAAAAGGAAGAAAAGAAAGAATTGTGCCAATCGGAGAACAAGCAACGAAGGCACTAGAGGAATACCTGCAAAAAGGACGTCCAAAATTATTCAAGCCGAAAAACGACACTGATGCTTTGTTTTTAAACCATCATGGTAAACGGATATCTCGTCAAGGATTTTGGAAAAACTTGAAGAAAATTGCACAAGAAGCGGGTATTCATAAGGAATTAACTCCACATACGTTGCGACATTCATTTGCGACACATCTACTTGAAAATGGTGCGGATTTGAGGGCTGTACAAGAAATGCTTGGACATGCTGATATCTCAACAACCCAAATTTATACACATGTGACAAAGACGCGGCTGAAGGAAGTTTACAATCAATTTCACCCACGTGCTTAG